Proteins from a single region of Phycisphaeraceae bacterium D3-23:
- a CDS encoding molybdopterin-dependent oxidoreductase — protein sequence MVTTSRRTFLKSIAMATATAAAHRSFAQPAEDATISLPVVDDPPAIDGVRWDKAPCRFCGTGCHVQVGTKDGKVVAVAGDNQADVNKGLLCVKGYHVGSILYGHDRLTRPLLKNTDGGYDAISWDRAIDIVADCAQAAPDRFAFYGSGQWTIPEGFAAQTFMKAGLACNHIDPNARLCMASAVTSFIGTYGVDEPAGCYQDLDECDVLIMWGNNPAEMHPVLFSRVIDRRSRGEEVTLIDIGTRRTRTTEHCQHYLECNPQSDLAIANGIAHQLIANETYDQSFVENYCNFRKHDDPLAPTLKGVASTFEEYKSFVAEYTPERVEEISGVPAADIRMLGELFGRRDIRITSLWCMGMNQHTQGTQINNLVHAVHLLSGHFGRPGDAPTSLTGQPSACGTAREVGTLAHALPGGRVVANEEHRNQCEDLWNVDRGRINPAPGYHTVKMFEQFCTPTDQGGDIDTIWVQVTNPGQSLPNLHKLFNAKDDLEDKFLIVSEVYPTATTQLADLILPSALWVEKNGVFGNSERRTQQWFKQVEPPGDARDDCWQTIAVAKRLFDRGHAGMKQTDGKFLFHTEDDGGNEVPIWEWDSYYGKVNVDKRLFEQYRRFTRLKHKDLAPYDEYVKARGLRWPVVEQPDGSWRETKFRFSGFDDPYVGKTASGEPKAFDFYHSNTHDGRAQIWFFPYVDPPEMPDDAYPFWLCTGRVLEHWHTGTMTRRVPQLSRAMPRAYVELHPDDAAELGVGNGDRVGVESRRGRIDLPVWINGRGRPPRGSVFVPFFDETKLINEVTLDAHCPISKEPDYKKCAVRLVSTPR from the coding sequence GTGGTAACCACCAGCCGACGCACATTCCTCAAGTCGATCGCGATGGCCACCGCGACCGCTGCGGCGCACCGCTCGTTCGCGCAGCCGGCCGAGGACGCCACAATCTCACTCCCCGTCGTCGACGACCCGCCCGCGATCGACGGCGTGCGCTGGGACAAGGCCCCCTGCCGCTTCTGCGGCACCGGCTGCCACGTGCAGGTCGGCACGAAGGACGGCAAGGTCGTCGCGGTCGCCGGCGATAACCAGGCCGACGTCAACAAGGGGCTGCTCTGCGTCAAGGGCTACCACGTCGGGTCGATCCTCTACGGCCACGACCGCCTGACCCGGCCGCTGCTAAAAAATACCGACGGCGGCTACGACGCGATCTCTTGGGACCGCGCGATCGACATCGTCGCCGACTGCGCCCAAGCCGCCCCCGACCGCTTCGCGTTCTACGGCTCGGGGCAGTGGACCATCCCCGAGGGCTTCGCCGCCCAGACCTTCATGAAGGCCGGGCTCGCGTGCAACCACATCGACCCCAACGCCCGGCTGTGCATGGCCTCGGCGGTAACCTCTTTCATCGGCACCTACGGCGTCGATGAGCCTGCGGGCTGCTACCAGGACCTCGACGAATGCGACGTCCTCATCATGTGGGGCAACAACCCCGCCGAGATGCACCCGGTCCTCTTCTCCCGCGTCATCGACCGCCGGTCGCGCGGCGAGGAAGTCACCCTCATCGACATCGGCACCCGCCGAACCCGAACCACCGAGCACTGCCAGCACTACCTCGAGTGCAACCCGCAGTCCGACCTCGCCATCGCCAACGGCATCGCGCATCAGCTCATCGCCAACGAAACCTACGACCAATCGTTCGTCGAAAACTACTGCAACTTCCGCAAGCACGACGACCCGCTCGCGCCGACGCTGAAGGGCGTGGCCTCGACCTTTGAGGAGTACAAGTCGTTCGTCGCCGAGTACACACCCGAGCGCGTTGAGGAGATCTCGGGTGTGCCGGCGGCGGACATCCGTATGCTTGGCGAGTTGTTCGGCCGGCGCGACATCCGCATCACGAGCTTGTGGTGCATGGGGATGAACCAGCACACCCAGGGCACGCAGATCAACAACCTGGTCCACGCCGTCCACCTGCTCTCGGGACACTTCGGAAGGCCAGGCGATGCGCCGACCTCACTCACCGGCCAGCCCTCCGCCTGCGGCACGGCACGCGAGGTCGGCACGCTCGCCCACGCCCTGCCCGGCGGCCGCGTTGTCGCCAACGAAGAACACCGCAACCAGTGCGAAGACCTCTGGAACGTCGACCGCGGCCGGATCAACCCCGCCCCCGGCTACCACACCGTCAAGATGTTCGAGCAGTTCTGCACCCCCACCGACCAGGGCGGCGACATCGACACCATCTGGGTCCAGGTCACCAACCCCGGCCAATCCCTGCCCAACCTGCACAAGCTCTTCAACGCCAAGGACGACCTCGAAGACAAGTTCCTCATCGTTTCGGAGGTCTACCCTACCGCGACGACGCAGCTGGCCGACCTCATCCTCCCCAGCGCGCTGTGGGTCGAGAAGAACGGTGTGTTCGGCAACTCCGAGCGGCGCACGCAGCAGTGGTTCAAGCAGGTCGAGCCGCCCGGGGATGCACGCGACGACTGCTGGCAGACCATCGCCGTCGCCAAGCGCCTCTTCGACCGCGGCCACGCGGGCATGAAACAGACCGACGGCAAGTTCCTCTTCCACACCGAAGATGACGGGGGCAACGAAGTCCCGATCTGGGAATGGGACAGCTACTACGGCAAAGTCAACGTCGATAAACGCCTCTTCGAGCAGTACCGCAGATTCACCCGGCTCAAGCACAAAGACCTCGCGCCCTACGACGAGTACGTCAAGGCACGCGGCCTGCGCTGGCCTGTCGTCGAGCAGCCCGACGGCAGCTGGCGCGAGACGAAGTTCCGCTTCTCCGGTTTCGACGACCCCTACGTCGGCAAGACCGCATCGGGCGAGCCCAAGGCGTTTGATTTCTACCACTCCAACACGCACGACGGCAGGGCGCAGATCTGGTTTTTTCCCTACGTCGACCCGCCGGAGATGCCTGACGATGCATACCCGTTCTGGCTGTGCACCGGGCGGGTCCTGGAGCACTGGCACACCGGCACAATGACGCGCCGCGTCCCACAGCTGTCTCGCGCGATGCCGCGGGCCTACGTCGAACTGCACCCCGACGACGCCGCAGAGCTGGGCGTGGGCAACGGCGATCGTGTCGGCGTCGAGTCCCGCCGTGGGCGTATCGACCTGCCGGTCTGGATCAACGGGCGGGGCCGCCCGCCGCGCGGCAGCGTCTTTGTCCCGTTCTTCGACGAGACCAAGCTCATCAACGAGGTGACACTCGACGCGCACTGTCCGATCTCGAAAGAACCCGACTACAAAAAGTGTGCGGTCCGGCTTGTCAGTACGCCACGCTGA
- a CDS encoding 4Fe-4S dicluster domain-containing protein: MSDPGNISRRQLLRGRLPKGIVPPPENAAPTRPLVATSSGPVASGRAGGRVFPVVRPPGAVDEPAFLKGCTKCDQCVEACPHDAVTHAPIRFRGAAGTPMIDPAQSPCLMCSDYPCISACPEDALMLEVLGPIASARLLDYNCLAHQGSFCTVCHEQCPAPGAITLDQGRPTVHLDHCTGCGVCHYACPAPTNAIAIMPLERRPTPKGGPDDV, translated from the coding sequence ATGAGTGACCCCGGAAACATCTCGCGCCGCCAACTCCTGCGCGGCCGGCTGCCCAAGGGGATCGTTCCACCGCCGGAAAACGCCGCCCCGACACGGCCTCTGGTGGCGACATCCAGCGGACCGGTTGCTTCGGGCCGGGCAGGTGGCCGAGTCTTCCCCGTCGTCCGTCCGCCGGGCGCGGTGGATGAGCCCGCGTTCCTGAAGGGCTGTACCAAGTGCGACCAATGCGTCGAGGCCTGCCCGCACGACGCGGTCACACACGCCCCGATCCGATTCCGCGGCGCGGCGGGTACGCCGATGATCGACCCCGCGCAGTCGCCCTGCCTGATGTGCAGCGACTACCCGTGCATCAGCGCCTGCCCCGAGGACGCGCTGATGCTCGAAGTGCTCGGCCCGATCGCCTCCGCACGCCTGCTCGACTACAACTGCCTCGCGCATCAGGGCTCGTTCTGCACCGTCTGCCACGAGCAGTGCCCCGCCCCCGGCGCGATCACACTCGACCAGGGCAGACCGACGGTCCACCTCGACCACTGCACCGGCTGCGGCGTCTGCCACTACGCCTGCCCCGCACCCACGAACGCGATCGCCATCATGCCGCTCGAGAGACGGCCGACCCCGAAAGGCGGTCCCGACGATGTCTGA